AaggatatatatttaatttaacagtaCAGgcgtaaaaacacatttatcacACATGCATTTAAATACCTGTGGAAAAATACTTGACTGAACTACAGGTTAAAAGATCGATTGATAAAGgatcattgcatttaaagagacacacaccaaaacggagcgttctgagagagctggtttatacagggtcacaaacctcctctggtgcttgatacatgttatattttgaccaaagcacagcacagatgtttcatttagaccacagggggactgtttgaaaaggtggaataATGGCTTTCCTTATCTGTGACTTTAAGACATGTTGACCTGTGTTTGTAATTGCTCTCTCCTTTATGACTGTAACTTTTTTAACGGCTGCtgcccctcttggccaggaaacatacatcttttttaaaaacctggtACGAGTCTTACCTTTCTTGTTTCGTGTGAAGTACTGGTGAGACCTGAACAGCACGATGAGCACGACTGCCTCGATGATCTGCATGACCCCGAAGACGAAGGGGAACAGAAACAGGGGGCCTATCAGCTCCTGGGGAAAGGCCAGCTTCAGTATGGTGACGCACAGCTGGACGTTCTGACAGCCTGTTTCCATAGCGACGGTCCTACGCTCCCTGAGGGATGGTGAATAATGTTGACACGTGAAGGGGGTGCTTATCCTCATCCCTCAGGTTCTCAGTATCTCATCAGAGCTCAAATGAAAAGTAAACACGGTGTCTGACTCACTTCTGTGCGAGTCTGAAGAGCGAGGAGATGATGTAACCGAAGGAGTATCCTATGAGGGGCATGAGCGAGCTGACGGCCATGAGGCGAGGAGCCAGCACATTCAGGATGGAGCCCCCGACTCCGACAGTGACGAGGGCGCAGACCACCACCACAGCCAGCAACAACATGATGATGCctgactgattaaaaaaaacaaaaacataacgGGAaccataaaaaacacactttttttttaggatttattttttgggctttttctgcctttactggagagacagggcagtggatagaatcagaaaccagggagagagaggaatggggaacgacatgcgggaaaggagccacaggttggattcttACCTAAGCCAACAGATCTTAAGGCATctgattggggggggggggcgcaagCTAGCCACTGGGCCACCTGCACCCCCATTtttatccctttttttaaatgtctgtgtaCAGTGAGAAAGCAAAGAATTATCTTATTAAGTCTTATTTAAACAACTCACATGCGCTGTATTAAATGTCGTTAAAAATTCATAAAAGTCCAAAAGAGATGTCACTAAACACTATATTTGTCTGACCGATACTCAAAAATCAAAAGATATTCACTTTACAATGAAATATAACTGAGAAAATCAGCAAATCCTCACATTAAAGAAGCCGGCAACTTCAAGTGCTTCTACCTATTGCGGCCTGTACgttctcttttattttacaaacactGAATCGCCACAGATTTCATCCCACACTCTGATCCGTGTACGCCTGCACGCAGCACTAACCCTTGTGATGATCTTGGAGTACTGAGGTCTGTAGTAGTTGAGGAGGATGCCGATGCCGCAGGGGACGAGGATCATGACCAGAGACTTCATGATGTCCATGTAGGGCACCAAGTCCTGCAGGTTAGCGTAGCCCTGAGAGTAGATGTAGAGCAGCAGAGGCATCATCCCCAGAGCCAGCAGAGTGGAGCAGGAAGTCATCACTATgctgagaggggaggagggggggggagacacaAGAGACATCTTCTTAGTCTGGATGTATCTTGAGTGTGAGAGTAAGCTGACAAGGCAGGCAAATTTATACTTCTTGTgtttactgtatgttatttcATTCACTCCTTCCCCAGCAGAGGCAGTAAAGAAAGATAGTAGAAGTTAGAGACCGGTCCAGACTGCAGAGAAAAGTGCTCTAAACTAGAGGAGGATGTCTTATCTTTGAGACACGTAATGTTTAATCTTAACTTTCAAATTTAGTCATAAATGAGGAATCTTACATTAAAGATAACCACTTATGTCTCGAGTGgatgatatgcaggaaaggagctacaggttggacttgaaccgctaggctaccagcgcccccagGAAAAGGCTTTTAACTTTTATTCCTGGATTCTACTCATGAATGTACATTCGTTGTCCACTCCATACTGTTTCTCTATATGCACCAGTATGCACAGACAAAAAGCCCAAATGAGACAAGCAGAAATCTACTgagtttgtttctgctgttcttAAAGTGTTCCTTGTTTTGATAGAAAGCACTGATGAGATGTCACACTGTAACATCATGATGTTTGTATGAAAACCTGACAGCATGTCTGGAAGGTGTAATGAACATAGTGGTCTCCAGGGGGTGCAGTGGAGGCATCCAACTTGCTGATTCAGTATTTTCTATGAACGCTTGCAGACTTGTCCTCAGATTTATTGCTCTCTTAAGGACAGCAGTTGTTTAACAACACGCTCCAGTCACCCTTacactgtaaaatgtgtgtaccaTGTGTGCTGTGGAACAATAGGAACACAgcgtttaaatgtttttgtgaatcGACTGAGGacaataaatattaaagttttaaaaaatgcaaagaagTATGAAACAAGCGCTGCAAGGAAATAATCCTAGAACAGAGTAAGGCAGGAGGATACGGAAAATGAATAAGCATGCAATATGACTGTTGACTAACAATGTACACAAATCAAATCCTGCAGCAGATATTAATCAACCGTAAAATGTttggctgattttttttataaatgaccTGGTGCAGAAAGTTTCCAGTCTAAAAAATGATGAGATATGTTTCATTATGTGAAGATTTATCAGTTTTGTTTGACACATTATTGCCCCCAGTAAAGCTATATATATGCTAAAAAGTCATGAGCCAGATAAGATCTTAGGGCATCTGatagtgtgtgaatgttgcTGTAAATGTGACAGTAAACTCTACGGCGGATTACAGGAGAACAACTTTTACAATGAGATGAAAGGCTAAGAATTCAAAACctttaaatgtagttttatgAGCCCAGCGGTGGAATTCCTGCACATAGTTTAACTCTCCAACTTATTATGGCATGACAAACGTGCTGCTTCTTATCAAGTCACATGACTCAGGCCACTCTGATCGACACACAGCATCATCCACTGCAGCTCAATGGAAAAGTATCAGCAGATACTATCAGCACATGAGGGCTGAGGCTGTTCGACCTGCTCAATCAGGACTGTTCATAACGGCCCTATAATGCATTTTCTCGTCATACAGATGAATtatgtttcaacatttattaTCTGGACTATTTCTTTGGTGAATCTGACTTTAAGTAGTCATCTACCTCTGCCCACAGATGGGGAGATAATTCTATAAGTGGAATAGAAACACTATAAAGCAGGAAGTCAGTACAAAGATTAACAAAGATCCATAATAAGACCGTGTTTAAGAAGTGGGTGTGTGACACCAGCCGTTGTTTTGTGGATTACTGTATggcattgtgtgtgtgcgtgagtgcaTGCAtacctatgtgtgtgtgtgtgtgtacctgaggtTCATATCTCCCTGCATAGCGAGGGCCAGGATGTTGGAGAGGGTTCCTCCAGGACAGCAGCCGCAAATCAGAACAATGACAGCCGGTATTTCAGTCAGCTGGAACACCTGCGGCATGAAACGTTCATCACACAGAGCGCTGTCAGTGTCTGTTACTTATTAGAACAATGTCTAAGAGATCTCATTTTGATTTTGGAAAGTATGATAAATAGAAAAATTCAGTGCTACAGCTCTTGTTTTGGGGGATATTAGAGAACCACAGTTCTTGTCTTACATTCGTCAATACTCtttttgacttttaaagaaTCTCTGTTTCTTTTGCATGAAGAGCAAAGTTTTATCGTGTTAGTTTTATGTGGTGCACCAACCAtcaggccaccggcgccccatATTTTTCCAAAAatctcatctttatttcaggCCAACCATGTTgctttgcattttcatttgGGTTAAGAAATCAAATtcat
The Labrus bergylta chromosome 15, fLabBer1.1, whole genome shotgun sequence DNA segment above includes these coding regions:
- the slc10a1 gene encoding hepatic sodium/bile acid cotransporter, translating into MEDTIDYTLDLFSDPDLWGNESFSFNASAANTSFVPVMPPVINKSVNLILIIVLTITMVSMGCTMEVAKIKDHILKPKGVLIAVISQYGVMPLTAFCLAKVFQLTEIPAVIVLICGCCPGGTLSNILALAMQGDMNLSIVMTSCSTLLALGMMPLLLYIYSQGYANLQDLVPYMDIMKSLVMILVPCGIGILLNYYRPQYSKIITRSGIIMLLLAVVVVCALVTVGVGGSILNVLAPRLMAVSSLMPLIGYSFGYIISSLFRLAQKERRTVAMETGCQNVQLCVTILKLAFPQELIGPLFLFPFVFGVMQIIEAVVLIVLFRSHQYFTRNKKETYKPTETEEKPEKSSDVAV